Proteins encoded in a region of the Salinicoccus sp. RF5 genome:
- a CDS encoding ABC transporter permease: protein MRHFLKLTLDDAWFRILLWVIGISALTLIVPYAFLGLYDDPTERELLRETLDNPALIAMVGPVPEGAYTTAIMFSHEMLVFMGVIHGLFGVMIANSVSRKMEDRGLIEYVNSAGITRQSIFMTQLLIGAGMNALLGLVLFAGLSLSPDDSFTFAGSAMYAIGTSLFGLMFYALTLVFAQLFPASEWAFGVSLSVLLLLYLYRAITDVASPDLSVVSPYNWLTRLEPFAGNEVVWLLPFLIILLFFGLAWILFSRRDLDDAYLNFTMNKKPRAIGSYPRLMMGGMKILVASWLIGMVLIGASYGSIFADLDTFIGGNEFLEESMAAAGVDIVTQFISVLVLITSIIGIIPALMISGRILREEKHGRLEWLESAGIRRRTMLLSHGIYAVVTGFIGIAVAMLGMYGASMNAEGIDMTFGDYMLIAVNYGGAVVLFVGLSILLIGISARLHIIVWFYLLYSFFVNYLGLILNLDDVWRMATPFHHLAEVPKESMDWAAWGGVVAIGIVLMALGVLFFRRRDVG from the coding sequence ATGAGACATTTCCTTAAGCTGACGCTGGATGATGCATGGTTCCGCATACTCCTATGGGTCATCGGCATCAGCGCACTGACGCTCATCGTCCCCTACGCCTTCCTGGGACTGTATGACGATCCCACAGAGCGCGAACTGCTCCGCGAGACGCTGGACAACCCGGCGCTGATTGCGATGGTCGGTCCCGTGCCGGAAGGCGCCTACACAACCGCCATCATGTTCAGCCATGAGATGCTCGTATTCATGGGTGTCATCCACGGCCTGTTCGGCGTCATGATCGCCAATTCGGTCAGCCGCAAGATGGAGGACCGGGGACTGATCGAATACGTCAACAGCGCAGGCATCACACGCCAATCCATCTTCATGACGCAGCTCCTCATCGGGGCCGGCATGAATGCACTCCTCGGCCTCGTGCTCTTCGCCGGCCTGTCCCTGTCACCGGACGACTCGTTCACATTTGCAGGCAGTGCGATGTATGCCATCGGCACCAGCCTGTTCGGGCTGATGTTCTATGCACTGACGCTCGTATTCGCACAGCTCTTCCCGGCATCAGAGTGGGCGTTCGGGGTTTCACTTTCCGTCCTGCTCCTCCTGTATCTCTACCGTGCGATTACGGATGTCGCAAGTCCGGACCTGTCCGTCGTATCACCATACAACTGGCTGACACGGCTCGAGCCGTTTGCGGGCAATGAGGTCGTCTGGCTGCTGCCATTCCTCATCATCCTGCTCTTCTTCGGCCTCGCGTGGATTTTATTTTCCAGAAGGGATCTCGATGATGCCTATCTGAACTTCACCATGAATAAAAAGCCGCGTGCGATCGGATCCTATCCACGGCTCATGATGGGCGGCATGAAGATACTTGTTGCAAGCTGGCTCATCGGCATGGTACTGATCGGCGCCTCATACGGCTCGATATTCGCCGACCTCGATACGTTCATCGGGGGAAATGAATTCCTTGAAGAGAGCATGGCTGCTGCCGGAGTGGATATCGTCACCCAGTTCATCAGCGTGCTCGTGCTGATCACTTCGATCATCGGCATCATCCCAGCCCTGATGATCTCCGGACGCATTCTGCGCGAGGAGAAGCACGGACGCCTCGAATGGCTGGAGAGTGCCGGCATCCGCCGCCGGACGATGCTCCTCTCCCACGGCATCTACGCAGTCGTGACTGGGTTCATCGGCATCGCGGTCGCCATGCTTGGCATGTATGGCGCCAGCATGAACGCCGAAGGCATCGATATGACATTCGGCGACTATATGCTCATCGCCGTCAACTATGGCGGAGCCGTCGTCCTTTTCGTCGGCCTGTCGATACTGCTGATCGGCATATCGGCCCGCCTCCACATCATCGTCTGGTTCTATCTGCTCTATTCCTTCTTCGTCAACTACCTGGGCCTCATCCTCAACCTTGATGATGTGTGGCGGATGGCGACGCCGTTCCATCACCTGGCCGAAGTGCCGAAGGAATCCATGGACTGGGCGGCCTGGGGTGGCGTTGTCGCCATCGGCATCGTCCTGATGGCGCTCGGCGTACTGTTCTTCAGGAGAAGGGATGTCGGATGA
- a CDS encoding M23 family metallopeptidase has translation MNPIDYLVGKGFRVTSDPTRYRSGIWGKRDYTVDGYNYDAYCGGYHRAYDLAKSHLAPVPAVCGGVVAAGTARHGNFGGTVVVANRALGIQVIYGHLDRNLKVRIGQILRQGDTVGLQSNTNYSNVTMASHLHIQFQHYGYIAGERAFVCSGIDPLKIDIPEDDGPDTWLWRGHFTADSRIRIRDHPSKQAPATGIVTPGRKVRFDSLYVNEGLWWIRMTGDGGQKCIAVGEKQTGVNFRRADALGRLWGKVGGLDTSRGKAKKG, from the coding sequence ATGAATCCAATCGATTATCTTGTGGGCAAAGGCTTCAGGGTCACATCGGATCCAACCCGCTACAGGAGCGGGATATGGGGGAAGCGGGATTATACGGTGGACGGCTACAATTACGACGCATACTGTGGCGGATACCACCGGGCATACGATCTCGCCAAGTCACACCTGGCACCGGTGCCGGCGGTATGCGGCGGAGTGGTGGCTGCAGGCACTGCGCGGCACGGCAACTTCGGGGGGACGGTGGTTGTTGCGAACAGGGCGCTCGGCATCCAGGTGATCTACGGGCATCTCGACCGGAACCTCAAAGTCCGGATCGGCCAGATCCTCCGGCAGGGCGATACAGTCGGGCTCCAGTCGAACACGAACTACAGCAACGTCACGATGGCGAGCCATCTGCACATCCAGTTCCAGCATTACGGCTACATCGCAGGGGAGCGGGCCTTCGTATGCAGCGGCATCGATCCATTGAAGATAGACATCCCGGAAGATGACGGGCCGGATACCTGGCTGTGGCGGGGACACTTTACGGCAGACAGCCGCATCCGCATCCGTGACCATCCATCGAAGCAGGCACCAGCGACGGGTATCGTCACGCCGGGGAGGAAAGTCCGCTTCGACAGTCTATATGTCAATGAAGGGCTGTGGTGGATTCGCATGACGGGTGATGGTGGACAGAAATGTATTGCAGTCGGAGAAAAGCAGACGGGGGTCAACTTCCGCCGGGCGGATGCTCTGGGCCGTCTGTGGGGGAAGGTCGGCGGACTGGATACTTCACGGGGCAAAGCAAAGAAGGGCTGA
- a CDS encoding TetR/AcrR family transcriptional regulator codes for MKKPFKKLDDAQQYHILTTAMAEFSKHGYKQASTNRIVKSAGISKGMLYYYFDSKQSLYLSAAKYAYDHFTTHLLDQIRLEEEGFIERLARLSRIKHKYFIQHPEVSQFVTHMFYDTEMLDDYQQSLQALRESNLAAMYEKVDMDLFRPDIDRETMMKMIRWTFDGYIREMEQHFEAEGIDFGQIDVYFDRFEGYLGTMRKLYYKEAAQ; via the coding sequence ATGAAAAAGCCATTCAAAAAGCTGGATGACGCCCAGCAGTACCACATCCTGACGACTGCCATGGCCGAATTTTCGAAACATGGCTACAAGCAGGCATCGACCAATCGCATTGTGAAGTCGGCAGGCATCAGCAAAGGGATGCTCTACTACTATTTCGACAGCAAGCAGTCGCTCTACCTGAGCGCTGCGAAGTATGCCTATGACCACTTCACCACCCATCTCCTCGATCAGATCCGGCTCGAGGAGGAGGGCTTCATCGAGAGGCTCGCCAGGCTGTCGCGCATCAAACACAAATATTTCATCCAGCATCCTGAAGTTTCCCAGTTCGTGACCCATATGTTCTACGATACGGAGATGCTCGACGACTATCAGCAGTCGCTGCAGGCACTGCGGGAATCGAACCTTGCTGCGATGTATGAGAAGGTCGATATGGACCTGTTCCGCCCCGACATCGACCGGGAGACGATGATGAAGATGATCCGCTGGACATTCGACGGCTACATCAGGGAAATGGAACAGCACTTCGAAGCGGAAGGCATCGACTTCGGACAGATCGACGTCTATTTCGACCGGTTCGAAGGCTACCTTGGGACAATGCGCAAGCTCTACTATAAGGAGGCAGCACAATGA
- a CDS encoding ABC transporter ATP-binding protein: MTVLELKGLTKRFGKTVAADDVSFELREGEIFGFIGPNGAGKSTTLRMIIGALTPDAGEILMDGTPINKNRHYRQNIAYVPGDINLWGNLTGEEVIRFFMKVRGYTDMEHKDRLVERFRLDTSKKCKAYSKGNRQKVALICAFLSDARLLIFDEPTSGLDPLMERNFHEEVTAAKKDGRSILLSSHILSEVEKLADRIAIIREGQIIETGRLETLRHITRTEYVIQAEGDLGALKELPYVHDYEVTETGVHMRVDNDAVGDFLQALVPHQPSHLESLPPRLEDIFMRYYEGRHEQS; the protein is encoded by the coding sequence ATGACAGTACTTGAACTGAAAGGTCTGACGAAACGCTTTGGCAAAACAGTCGCTGCAGATGATGTATCATTCGAGCTCAGGGAAGGCGAAATCTTCGGCTTCATCGGGCCGAACGGTGCCGGAAAATCGACGACGCTGCGCATGATCATCGGCGCCCTCACCCCGGATGCCGGAGAGATACTGATGGACGGCACCCCGATCAACAAAAATCGGCACTACAGGCAGAACATCGCCTACGTTCCGGGGGACATCAACCTGTGGGGGAACCTGACCGGTGAAGAGGTCATCCGCTTCTTCATGAAAGTACGCGGCTACACGGACATGGAACACAAGGACCGGCTGGTCGAGCGGTTCCGCCTCGACACCTCGAAGAAATGCAAGGCCTATTCCAAGGGGAACCGGCAGAAGGTGGCCCTGATATGCGCCTTCCTTTCCGATGCCCGCTTGCTCATCTTCGATGAGCCGACTTCCGGCCTCGATCCGCTGATGGAACGTAATTTCCATGAAGAGGTGACGGCGGCCAAAAAGGATGGCAGGAGCATCCTGCTCTCAAGCCATATCCTGTCTGAGGTGGAGAAGCTGGCCGACCGCATCGCCATCATCCGTGAAGGTCAGATCATCGAAACCGGACGGCTCGAAACGCTGCGCCATATCACCCGGACCGAATATGTCATTCAGGCGGAAGGCGACCTTGGCGCCCTCAAGGAACTCCCCTATGTGCATGACTATGAGGTGACGGAGACGGGCGTCCACATGCGGGTGGACAACGATGCGGTGGGCGATTTCCTGCAGGCACTCGTCCCCCATCAGCCGAGCCATCTGGAATCACTGCCGCCGAGGCTCGAGGACATATTCATGCGCTACTACGAAGGCCGGCATGAACAGTCATGA
- a CDS encoding MBL fold metallo-hydrolase, whose amino-acid sequence MKVTIVGMWNSFPNGTEPTSGYLLEKDGVRILLDAGSGIAGGIQKYIGIHDLDYIILSHYHHDHAGDAEAFMLARRVARQLKRVDRNLKIYGPESGAAAKTIRRMKYTTFLPVKAHKAYTIGPFRFEFHRNEHSVETYAIRVTDNDGAVCVYTSDTCYRGSLVRFSFGADLLLVDSKLYEGFDGKVEGHMNAEEAGRLASKADVQQTVLTNLPHHGEREVLLDSAKQHPAGKIMLAEAGMTVEI is encoded by the coding sequence ATGAAAGTCACCATTGTTGGAATGTGGAACAGCTTTCCGAACGGTACAGAGCCGACATCCGGCTATCTTTTGGAGAAGGACGGGGTCAGGATACTGCTGGATGCCGGCAGCGGCATCGCAGGCGGTATACAGAAATATATCGGCATACATGATCTGGACTATATCATCCTATCCCACTATCATCATGACCATGCGGGAGACGCCGAAGCGTTCATGCTGGCACGCAGGGTGGCCAGACAACTGAAGCGCGTCGACCGCAACCTCAAAATATATGGACCGGAGAGCGGTGCAGCTGCAAAGACGATCCGCCGGATGAAATACACCACCTTCCTGCCGGTGAAGGCGCATAAAGCCTATACCATCGGTCCGTTCAGATTCGAGTTCCACCGTAACGAACACTCAGTCGAAACCTATGCCATAAGGGTTACGGACAATGATGGTGCGGTATGTGTGTATACATCGGATACATGCTACCGCGGCAGTCTCGTCCGTTTCTCCTTTGGAGCAGACCTGCTCCTCGTCGACAGCAAGCTGTATGAAGGATTCGACGGGAAAGTGGAGGGTCACATGAACGCCGAAGAAGCCGGCCGGCTCGCCTCCAAGGCCGATGTCCAGCAGACGGTCCTCACCAATCTTCCACATCATGGGGAACGGGAAGTCCTGCTCGACAGTGCCAAGCAGCACCCGGCCGGCAAAATAATGCTGGCAGAAGCGGGCATGACAGTTGAAATCTAG
- a CDS encoding gluconate 2-dehydrogenase subunit 3 family protein: MAEKGPDDKQFSRRDFLKTTGVATGGIIGGSLLGGFVGFNMADSGSDTAENDQGTGGDTAQQGQENPGRIFFHNDAEFETISQAMERIFPEDDMGPGAIALGAPYFLDMQLAGEYGNNTKEYMQGPFYEGEPTQGYQSRLKRADLFRLGIERLNTESNDQFDDDFSNLDGEDQDEILTRFQEGEADMGVPAATAKPEDFFGLLRSATIEGVYADPLYRGNRGMEGWKMKNFPGHQHQYIDRIDTGSFEEIDPQSLYGGNG; this comes from the coding sequence ATGGCAGAAAAAGGACCTGACGATAAGCAGTTTTCGAGACGTGATTTCCTCAAGACCACCGGCGTTGCGACAGGCGGCATCATTGGCGGATCGCTGCTCGGCGGCTTTGTGGGATTCAACATGGCGGACTCCGGAAGCGACACGGCCGAGAACGACCAGGGCACCGGCGGGGATACGGCGCAGCAGGGCCAGGAGAATCCGGGTCGGATCTTCTTCCATAATGATGCTGAGTTCGAAACGATCTCGCAGGCCATGGAGCGCATATTCCCGGAAGACGACATGGGACCCGGGGCCATTGCACTCGGCGCCCCCTATTTCCTGGATATGCAGCTGGCCGGGGAATACGGCAACAACACCAAGGAATATATGCAGGGGCCGTTCTATGAAGGCGAACCGACACAGGGGTACCAGTCCAGGCTGAAACGGGCAGACCTGTTCAGGCTGGGCATCGAACGGCTCAACACCGAGTCCAACGACCAGTTCGACGACGATTTCAGCAACCTTGACGGTGAGGATCAGGACGAGATACTGACTCGCTTCCAGGAAGGGGAGGCGGACATGGGGGTACCTGCAGCCACGGCCAAGCCCGAAGACTTCTTCGGACTCCTGCGCTCGGCGACGATCGAAGGCGTCTATGCAGATCCCCTCTACCGCGGCAACCGGGGCATGGAGGGCTGGAAGATGAAGAACTTCCCGGGCCACCAGCACCAATACATCGACCGCATCGACACCGGAAGTTTTGAAGAGATCGATCCGCAATCATTGTATGGGGGGAATGGCTAA